The Deinococcus wulumuqiensis R12 genome has a window encoding:
- a CDS encoding dihydrofolate reductase family protein: MPRPPLLVFIACSLDGFIARPDGGLDWLSAADSSGEDFGYDAFMERVDHLLMGRGTFEKVAAFPEWPYRIPVTVLSRTLRDADLPAHLRGRVSLYAGELDDLWPRLSESKGVYVDGGQVIQSCLRAGWIDELTITRLPVLLGQGLPLFGPLAKDVRLRHLHTRSFGKSGAVQSVYGCGPAVPRPDGLSLQ, translated from the coding sequence ATGCCGCGCCCGCCCCTGCTCGTCTTTATCGCCTGCTCGCTCGACGGCTTCATCGCTCGCCCGGACGGCGGCCTGGACTGGCTGAGCGCCGCCGACAGCTCGGGCGAGGACTTCGGCTACGACGCGTTTATGGAACGGGTGGACCACCTGCTGATGGGCCGGGGCACCTTCGAGAAGGTCGCGGCCTTTCCGGAGTGGCCCTACCGCATTCCCGTCACGGTGCTGAGCCGGACGCTGCGGGACGCCGACCTGCCCGCCCACCTGCGCGGCAGAGTCAGCCTCTACGCGGGCGAACTGGACGACCTCTGGCCCCGCCTGAGCGAATCGAAAGGCGTTTACGTAGACGGGGGGCAGGTCATCCAGTCGTGTCTGCGGGCCGGATGGATTGACGAACTGACCATCACCCGTCTGCCGGTGTTGCTGGGACAAGGGCTGCCCCTGTTCGGGCCGCTGGCGAAAGACGTGCGGCTGCGGCATCTGCACACGCGCAGTTTCGGGAAAAGCGGGGCGGTGCAGAGCGTGTATGGCTGCGGCCCCGCCGTTCCCCGTCCAGATGGCCTATCGCTGCAATGA
- a CDS encoding GNAT family N-acetyltransferase: MPDPSAPTVLLRDRRPDDLPTLERWLTDEAAQWREWDAPYTPPGQTSETMQAYIRYLAATPPDADERVIEVGGAVVGMVNRSEEEPAGGGWWDLGILIYDPAYWGGGVGTRALALWVQDTLDWTDAHTLTVTTWSGNERMIRAARRLGFRECSRVREARVVGGERYDSVRLDLLRREWLRHEWAGA, from the coding sequence GTGCCGGACCCCTCTGCCCCCACCGTCCTTCTGCGTGACCGCCGCCCCGACGACCTGCCCACCCTGGAGCGCTGGCTGACCGACGAGGCGGCGCAGTGGCGCGAGTGGGACGCGCCCTACACGCCGCCCGGCCAGACGAGCGAAACCATGCAGGCCTATATCCGTTACCTCGCCGCCACCCCCCCCGACGCCGACGAGCGCGTGATCGAGGTGGGCGGCGCGGTGGTCGGCATGGTCAACCGCTCGGAAGAAGAACCGGCGGGCGGCGGCTGGTGGGATCTGGGCATCCTCATCTACGACCCGGCGTACTGGGGCGGCGGCGTGGGCACGCGGGCCTTGGCGCTGTGGGTGCAGGACACGCTGGACTGGACCGACGCGCACACCCTGACCGTGACCACCTGGAGCGGCAACGAACGCATGATTCGGGCGGCCCGTCGCCTGGGCTTCCGGGAATGCTCGCGGGTGCGCGAGGCGCGGGTGGTCGGCGGGGAGCGTTACGACTCGGTGCGGCTGGACCTGCTGCGTCGTGAGTGGCTGCGGCATGAGTGGGCGGGGGCCTAG
- a CDS encoding MATE family efflux transporter has protein sequence MTTAAPQTETFKSPGREIAELAVPVSLEMVIQLLLTFINQVVVGTLGAVAVAAVGLAGSLGFLFFVTLGALGSGTSILIARRFGAADTAGVNHALSVALVISTLLGALMTVPTMLGSAAILRLAGGDAEVTAAAIPYLRVMMLALVPGMLGWVFTGALRSLGRARTPLVATLLTVTLEIALAYSLVFGLGPLPELGLVGAAWAVFAANVFKATFLAFQIYGPRRLAAFTLPPQKEWGKITAPLLSISAPLAFTEFAWSLGGFLYNAVFARVGTLALAAAGIVGTLEGMFVVASFGLMSAATVLIGRSLGAGDAQGAQSWLARISRTGLLTGLGFGLLFALSSLVVPLMFPKVGAEVHQIALVGILINAATQVFKVRNMIVGGGVLPGVGDGKGVILGDVVGAFVVGLPLAIGLGLYTPLGVWGVFLARSLEEIVKVLIFEWRRRKVNWERLAQEQRGKEAVAGH, from the coding sequence ATGACGACCGCTGCCCCCCAAACTGAAACGTTCAAGTCGCCGGGGCGCGAAATTGCCGAACTGGCCGTACCCGTCAGCCTGGAAATGGTCATTCAACTCCTGCTGACCTTCATCAATCAGGTGGTGGTCGGCACCCTCGGCGCGGTGGCGGTGGCGGCGGTGGGGCTGGCGGGCAGCCTCGGTTTCCTGTTTTTCGTGACGCTGGGCGCGCTCGGCTCCGGCACCAGCATCCTGATTGCGCGGCGCTTCGGGGCGGCGGACACCGCCGGGGTCAACCACGCGCTGAGCGTGGCGCTGGTCATCAGCACGCTGCTCGGGGCGCTGATGACCGTGCCGACCATGCTGGGCAGCGCCGCGATTTTGCGGCTGGCGGGCGGTGACGCCGAGGTGACGGCGGCGGCCATTCCCTACCTGCGCGTCATGATGCTGGCCCTGGTGCCGGGCATGCTGGGCTGGGTCTTTACGGGGGCGCTGCGCTCGCTGGGCCGCGCCCGCACCCCGCTGGTCGCCACCCTGCTGACGGTGACGCTCGAAATCGCCCTGGCCTACTCGCTGGTGTTCGGGCTGGGGCCTCTGCCTGAGCTGGGACTGGTGGGCGCGGCCTGGGCGGTCTTTGCGGCCAACGTGTTCAAGGCCACTTTCCTGGCCTTTCAGATTTACGGGCCGCGCCGCCTCGCTGCCTTTACGCTGCCGCCGCAAAAGGAGTGGGGGAAAATCACCGCTCCGTTGCTGAGCATCAGTGCGCCGCTGGCCTTTACCGAGTTCGCGTGGAGTCTGGGCGGCTTTCTGTACAACGCCGTCTTTGCGCGGGTCGGCACCCTGGCGCTGGCGGCGGCGGGCATCGTGGGCACGCTCGAAGGCATGTTCGTGGTGGCGTCGTTCGGCCTGATGAGCGCGGCGACTGTCCTGATCGGCCGCAGCCTCGGCGCGGGGGACGCGCAGGGGGCGCAAAGCTGGCTGGCCCGCATCTCGCGCACCGGGCTGCTCACGGGCCTGGGCTTCGGGCTGCTGTTCGCCCTGAGCAGCCTCGTGGTGCCGCTGATGTTTCCAAAAGTGGGAGCGGAGGTCCACCAGATTGCGCTGGTCGGCATCCTGATCAACGCCGCCACGCAGGTGTTCAAGGTCCGCAACATGATTGTCGGCGGCGGCGTGCTGCCCGGCGTGGGCGACGGCAAAGGCGTGATTCTGGGCGACGTGGTGGGCGCGTTCGTGGTGGGGTTGCCGCTCGCCATCGGGCTGGGGCTGTACACCCCGCTGGGCGTCTGGGGCGTGTTTCTTGCCCGCAGCCTCGAAGAAATCGTCAAAGTCCTGATTTTCGAGTGGCGACGCCGCAAGGTGAACTGGGAGCGGCTGGCGCAGGAGCAGCGGGGGAAAGAGGCGGTGGCCGGGCATTGA
- a CDS encoding GNAT family N-acetyltransferase, whose translation MAPMPGLTLRERRPEDLPVLWRWLHGEGHPEWQRWDGPYFPRSGAKKTLSEFVETARPPGPHRRIIALDGECIGMVSRSQEEPAGGGWWELGIVIYDPRHWGGGFGRQALRLWTSLTFAETDAHVLTLTTWSGNERMVRSAQRVGYRECARIPEARLWQGQRWDSVKLCALRREWETGA comes from the coding sequence ATGGCCCCGATGCCTGGACTGACCCTGCGAGAACGCCGCCCCGAAGACCTGCCCGTGCTGTGGCGCTGGCTGCACGGCGAGGGCCACCCGGAATGGCAGCGGTGGGACGGCCCCTATTTTCCCAGGTCCGGCGCGAAAAAGACGCTGAGCGAGTTCGTGGAAACGGCCCGCCCTCCTGGCCCACACAGGCGCATCATCGCGCTGGACGGCGAATGCATCGGCATGGTCAGCCGCTCGCAGGAGGAACCGGCGGGGGGCGGGTGGTGGGAACTCGGCATCGTGATTTACGACCCCCGGCACTGGGGCGGCGGCTTCGGGCGGCAGGCGCTGAGGCTCTGGACTTCCCTGACCTTTGCCGAAACGGATGCCCACGTTCTCACCCTGACCACCTGGAGCGGCAACGAACGCATGGTGCGCTCGGCGCAGCGCGTCGGCTACCGCGAGTGCGCCCGCATTCCGGAGGCGCGGCTGTGGCAGGGGCAGCGCTGGGACAGCGTGAAACTGTGTGCACTGCGGCGCGAGTGGGAAACTGGGGCATGA
- a CDS encoding Gfo/Idh/MocA family protein, whose protein sequence is MPLKPEIPKPESEVKRVGYAIVGLGKLSAEELIPAARTSEHAYVAALVTSEEDKGEAFARAFDLTENDVYTYDEFEKLAERDDVEAVYIVLPNSMHREYVERAAKIGKHVLCEKPLSLNAEDAQAMVDACREADVLLMTAYRCQYTPEHWAARDAVQSGKLGTIRVIDSIHAHVEDDPEAWRLKMALAGGGPLPDIGLYSLNIIRFVLGEEPQWVFADLHQPEGDERFGEVEERVSWTMGFSGGVVAHCLTSYAAQSTSTLRVLGEKGSVLMDPAFDYQGLKLTIEDSEGKFQPSFPAYDQFGNEFDHFAQCIREGKTPWTPGEEGVADHVVMDAIYESARTGKRVELKPVKKKDASRGEKKPEMPGEGA, encoded by the coding sequence ATGCCCCTCAAACCGGAGATTCCCAAACCCGAATCCGAAGTCAAGCGCGTCGGCTACGCCATCGTCGGCCTCGGCAAGCTCAGCGCCGAAGAGCTGATTCCGGCGGCCCGCACCAGCGAACATGCTTATGTTGCCGCGTTGGTCACGAGCGAGGAGGACAAGGGCGAAGCGTTCGCCCGCGCCTTCGACCTCACCGAGAACGACGTGTACACCTACGACGAGTTCGAGAAACTGGCCGAGCGTGACGACGTGGAAGCCGTCTACATCGTGCTGCCCAACTCCATGCACCGCGAGTACGTGGAGCGCGCCGCGAAGATAGGCAAGCATGTGCTGTGCGAAAAGCCCCTGAGCTTGAATGCCGAGGACGCGCAGGCGATGGTGGACGCCTGCCGGGAAGCGGACGTGCTGCTGATGACCGCCTACCGCTGCCAGTACACCCCCGAACACTGGGCCGCCCGTGACGCCGTGCAGAGCGGCAAACTCGGCACCATCCGCGTGATCGACTCCATCCACGCCCATGTCGAGGACGACCCCGAGGCGTGGCGTCTGAAGATGGCGCTGGCGGGCGGCGGCCCCCTGCCCGACATCGGCCTGTACTCGCTGAATATCATCCGCTTCGTGCTGGGCGAGGAGCCGCAGTGGGTCTTTGCCGACCTGCACCAGCCCGAGGGCGACGAGCGCTTTGGGGAAGTCGAGGAGCGCGTGAGCTGGACGATGGGCTTTTCGGGCGGTGTGGTCGCCCACTGCCTGACCAGTTACGCCGCCCAGAGCACCTCCACCCTGCGCGTGCTGGGCGAAAAGGGCAGCGTGCTGATGGACCCGGCCTTCGACTACCAGGGCCTCAAACTGACCATCGAGGACAGCGAAGGCAAGTTCCAGCCCAGCTTTCCCGCCTACGACCAGTTCGGCAACGAGTTCGACCACTTCGCGCAGTGCATCCGTGAGGGCAAGACGCCCTGGACCCCCGGCGAGGAAGGCGTGGCCGACCACGTGGTCATGGACGCCATCTACGAAAGCGCCCGCACCGGCAAGCGCGTAGAGCTGAAGCCTGTGAAGAAGAAGGACGCCTCGCGCGGCGAGAAGAAGCCCGAGATGCCCGGCGAAGGGGCGTAA
- a CDS encoding aspartate aminotransferase family protein: MTNDSKWLATEKRYDSGIYTKHDVVMVRGQGATVWDENGRSYIDCVAGYGVATIGHSHPDVVKAVQEQAAKLMAMPQTVPNDKRAEFLQELVGVLPQGLDRVFLCNSGTEAMEAAKKFAITGTGRSRFVAMKRGFSGRTLGALALTWEPKYREPFGDAVDNKNVTHITYGDVDALRAAVTEDVAAVILEPVQGEGGVRPASPEFMQEARRITKEKGALLILDEIQTGFCRTGKMFACEHFGVIPDGMTLAKAMAGGVPIGAFAMTGEVADRMPAGGHGTTFGGNPLSMAAGTAALRAMKREGLSEQAREKGEYMMEKLRALQSPKIREVRGLGLMIGVELKEKSAPYIHAMEHDEGVLCLAATPLVVRFLPPAVISREQIDAVVAAFGRVLDNVNPRAERQAELAAAQDDMGQAQVSQGESIQTE, encoded by the coding sequence ATGACCAACGACAGCAAATGGCTCGCCACCGAGAAGCGCTACGACAGCGGCATCTACACCAAGCACGACGTGGTGATGGTGCGCGGCCAGGGTGCGACGGTGTGGGACGAAAACGGGCGCTCCTACATCGACTGCGTGGCGGGCTACGGGGTCGCCACCATCGGCCACAGCCACCCCGATGTCGTCAAGGCGGTGCAGGAGCAGGCCGCCAAGCTGATGGCGATGCCCCAGACCGTGCCCAACGACAAACGGGCCGAGTTCCTGCAGGAACTGGTCGGTGTGCTGCCGCAGGGCCTGGACCGCGTGTTTCTGTGCAACTCCGGCACCGAGGCGATGGAAGCCGCCAAGAAATTCGCCATCACCGGGACGGGCCGCTCCCGGTTCGTGGCGATGAAGCGCGGCTTTTCCGGGCGCACCCTCGGCGCACTCGCCCTGACCTGGGAGCCGAAGTACCGCGAGCCGTTCGGAGACGCGGTGGACAACAAGAACGTCACCCACATCACCTACGGCGACGTGGACGCGCTGCGGGCCGCCGTGACCGAGGACGTGGCCGCCGTCATTCTCGAACCCGTGCAGGGCGAGGGCGGCGTGCGGCCCGCCAGCCCCGAATTCATGCAGGAAGCCCGCCGCATCACGAAGGAAAAGGGCGCCCTGCTGATTCTGGACGAAATCCAGACCGGCTTTTGCCGCACCGGGAAGATGTTCGCCTGCGAGCATTTCGGCGTAATTCCCGACGGCATGACCCTGGCCAAAGCGATGGCGGGCGGCGTGCCCATCGGCGCCTTTGCCATGACGGGCGAGGTGGCCGACCGGATGCCTGCGGGCGGCCACGGCACGACCTTCGGGGGCAACCCGCTGAGCATGGCCGCCGGAACCGCTGCCCTCCGCGCCATGAAGCGTGAAGGGCTGTCCGAGCAGGCCCGCGAGAAGGGCGAATACATGATGGAAAAGCTCCGCGCCCTCCAGTCCCCCAAAATCCGCGAGGTGCGCGGCCTGGGCCTGATGATCGGCGTCGAACTCAAGGAAAAGAGTGCACCCTACATCCACGCGATGGAACACGACGAGGGGGTGCTGTGCCTCGCCGCCACTCCGCTGGTGGTGCGCTTCCTGCCGCCCGCCGTCATCAGCCGGGAGCAGATCGACGCGGTGGTGGCCGCCTTCGGGCGCGTGCTGGACAACGTCAATCCCCGCGCCGAGCGACAGGCCGAACTCGCCGCCGCGCAGGACGACATGGGGCAGGCCCAGGTCAGCCAGGGCGAGAGCATTCAGACCGAGTAG
- a CDS encoding GNAT family N-acetyltransferase, which produces MTVHLRPAQTFDAEFAAPLIQEAIGAIGHHLTGTDNDTDAAHVIAQFFVLRGNRLSFTNVLVAEAQGQRVGLALVYPGELAHALDDPFRQHRRSLGLSPEVVSEAEAGEFYLDTLATLPAVRGQGIGAALLGACFARAQSLGLPLTLLVEDGNPARRLYERSGLTEVGRRELAGHSYARMERRA; this is translated from the coding sequence ATGACCGTCCACCTTCGCCCCGCCCAGACCTTCGACGCCGAGTTTGCCGCGCCGCTGATTCAGGAAGCCATCGGTGCCATCGGCCATCATCTGACCGGCACCGACAACGACACGGACGCCGCGCACGTCATCGCGCAGTTTTTCGTGTTGCGCGGCAACCGCCTGAGCTTTACGAACGTGCTGGTGGCCGAAGCACAGGGGCAGCGGGTGGGCCTCGCGCTGGTCTACCCCGGCGAGTTGGCGCACGCGCTCGACGACCCCTTCCGGCAGCACCGCCGCAGCCTCGGGCTTTCTCCCGAGGTGGTCAGCGAGGCCGAGGCGGGCGAGTTCTATCTGGACACGCTGGCGACCCTCCCGGCCGTGCGGGGGCAGGGCATCGGCGCGGCGCTGCTCGGGGCCTGCTTTGCCAGGGCACAGTCGCTCGGCCTGCCGCTGACCCTGCTGGTCGAGGACGGCAACCCGGCGCGGCGGCTGTACGAACGCAGCGGCCTCACCGAGGTCGGACGGCGCGAACTGGCAGGTCACAGCTACGCCCGGATGGAACGGCGAGCCTGA
- a CDS encoding alpha/beta fold hydrolase — protein MKKTLLTLTALLATSAFAGAAPMPMMSQGTVTVNGAQVFYKSQGSGQPLLLIHGYPLSGELFKNNRMLTGYRVITVDLPGFGQSKLAPGQTVSIENYAQTMLGFMDAMKLDKAVVGGMSMGGMTLFQMYRSAPERFKGLILIDTTAEPAGVAEAAMWRGTAQQAQEKGVASLVNLLMPRMLTGESRMKMPNQVMHLGSLIKQASLPGAVGAANALAARPDANPVLPTIKVPTLIVAGLEDNVTPTELQVKMKGAIAGSKLVMIPGAGHAATFEKASAMNAAVANWLRTVR, from the coding sequence ATGAAAAAAACACTTTTGACCCTGACCGCCCTGCTTGCCACGTCCGCCTTCGCGGGTGCCGCTCCGATGCCCATGATGTCGCAGGGGACCGTGACCGTGAACGGTGCCCAGGTGTTCTACAAATCCCAGGGAAGCGGCCAACCGCTGCTTCTGATTCACGGCTATCCTCTCAGCGGTGAACTGTTCAAGAACAACCGCATGCTGACCGGGTACCGCGTTATCACCGTGGACCTCCCCGGCTTCGGTCAGAGCAAACTCGCGCCCGGCCAGACCGTGAGCATCGAGAACTACGCGCAGACCATGCTGGGCTTTATGGACGCCATGAAGCTGGACAAGGCTGTCGTGGGCGGCATGAGCATGGGCGGCATGACCCTGTTTCAGATGTACCGTTCGGCTCCCGAGCGCTTCAAGGGTCTGATTCTGATCGATACCACCGCCGAGCCTGCGGGTGTCGCCGAGGCCGCCATGTGGCGCGGCACCGCGCAGCAAGCGCAGGAAAAGGGAGTCGCCAGCCTGGTCAACCTGCTGATGCCCCGAATGCTGACTGGCGAGAGCCGCATGAAGATGCCCAACCAGGTCATGCACCTAGGCAGCCTGATCAAGCAGGCCAGCCTCCCCGGTGCCGTGGGCGCCGCCAACGCCCTGGCCGCCCGTCCCGATGCTAATCCGGTGCTGCCGACCATCAAGGTACCGACCCTGATCGTCGCGGGCCTGGAAGACAACGTGACGCCCACCGAACTGCAAGTGAAGATGAAAGGGGCCATTGCGGGCAGCAAGCTGGTGATGATTCCCGGCGCCGGACACGCGGCCACTTTCGAGAAAGCCAGCGCGATGAACGCGGCGGTGGCGAACTGGCTGCGCACCGTGCGCTGA